CGTTCTATTTGATCTAGACCTTGCTGCCGGTTACCAAGATTCTTTTGCGATAATGCGCGCTTGGTCCCGTGAAATAAAGCGTTTCCCGTTGGACAAAACCTGACCTCAGTTCTGTCTTTTTACGCGAAGAATTTCAACCCGTAAAACTGAAAGCATCCGTAACTGCACGAGGATGCACATCATGAACGCAAATAACTTGATCAACTTTCAACAGCTGCAGTCCAAGCTGGGAAACAGATCACGCTCTGCAATATACACTGATTTAGAGGCAGGAAGGCTGCCAAAGCCCATTAAAATGGGCCGGCGCTCATACTGGTACGAGCAAAAGGTCGACAAACGCATTTTGGAGCTTCAGGAGGGCCAAGATGAGCGCTCATGAAACCCCCGCCCGCCCACGAAATGTCACGGGGGTATATGTCACAGCGCCTCAATCACATCGCGAGCGGGATGACAACTATAAAAATGCGATTATGGAGCTTCGCAATGGTTGGCGTATTATTTTGTGCCGCCACGGACTCCAATTCATCATTCAAAAGCGATCCACGAAAAAGCCGAACCGAGGCGTTTGGGTGGGTAAGAGCTATCACACTACGCGCGACAGCCTTATCGACGTCTGTTCGCATTTAAATTTGCTCTGCAGCTCAGAAATTAAGGACGAACTTCTAAAGTTGCCCGAAAAGATAAAGCGGAGGGACTGCAAATGATCAACTTCCCACTTTCCGCAAAAGCAAAGCGCAATGGAAATGGATATGTTGACACATGCCCCGCCCATGATGACGGGACACCATCACTCAGCATAAATCATACGAAGGATGGCAAACTGCTTCTCCACTGCTTTGCGGGATGCAGCTTCGAGGAAATCCTTGCTGCAACCGGCTTGAAAGGTGAACACTTACAAGATGGCAGCAAATACATTCGAGCAGAACCCCCGCAAAAAAGCGAGGCAGAGCGCACAGCGTATGCGCTCAGTATCTGGAAGCAAACTATAGCTCTCAATGGAACCATAGCGGAGGTTTATCTTAAGTCGCGCGGTCTCGAAATTTACTCAGATGATATGCGCTTTCATCCTAAACTGCACTTTTCTGATGACAGCACCCAACGGCCAGCAATGGTTTGCGCTGTGCGTCGTCACGGGCGAATTGTTGGATTACATCGCACCTTTTTGAATGCTAATGGGAAAAAACTTGGTAAAAAGATGCTTGGTCCTTGCGGAGGAGGCTCAGTTTACGTGGGCGGAACAGGTTCGTATCTCGCAGTGGCCGAAGGTATCGAAAATGCGCTCGCAGTTCGGCGTATGAGCGGCGATCACCGCGCCAATTTTTATGCATCACTTTCTGCTACCGGCATGCGGAAATTTGCGTTGCCAGATGATTGCAGGGATTTGATGATTTTTTCTGATGGCGACAAAGTAGGAATGGCCGCGAGCTATGACCTCGGCCAGCGAGCGTCTTTGCAGGGCTGGAATGCCTCAACAATGATCCCACCCCTCGGGCGCGACTGGAATGATGAACTTTTATCTGAAATCGGAGGTCCGCTATGAATTGGCAGCAAGCTACCCCAGTTGAAAACCAACGCGTGTCCCAAATTAAAAACGCAGTCTTGAGCGCAGCGGATATAAGCTTTGATCTAAAAAGTGATTACCTTGTGAAAGGCTGGCTTGGTTCAGACACTATGTCTGTCATCTATGGGGACAGTAATTGCGGCAAATCATTCCTCGCACTGGATATTGCAGTCCATATTGCAACGGGCCAGTCATGGATGGGACATAAAACGCGAATTGGGCAGGTTCTATATTTGGCGTGCGAAGGCGGTAAAAAGAGTTTTGCGCCGCGAATTGAGGCTATCAGCAGAGCCAAGTCGTTTCTGAAAGAAAAGCGTGACAGCGATAATTTCTTACTGCTTCCGCTCCAAGTCGATTTGCACGGCAAGCAAGATGCTCAGGCCATTACTGCTGCGATACCGGAGCAAAAGCTGTCGTTAATTGTTGTTGATACGCTGGCCATGTCAATCGGCGCCGGCTCAGAAAATGACTCAGCGGACATGGCGCAGTTTATCCAAAATATTGGCAAGCTTAAGGCTCACTATAATTGCCATGTCATGATCATTCACCACACAGGCAAGGATAAAAGCAGAGGCGCACGAGGACACACGTCCCTTCGCGCAGCTGTGGATACAGAAATTGAGGTCAAAGTTGATGGTGCAATCCGCATTGCAGAAACCAAAAAGCAACGCGATATGGAAAACGGCAAAAAAGTCGGCTTTACGTTGCGCGTCATAGAGCTTGGCCTTGATGATGAACATGACCTGATAACCAGCTGCGTGGTCGAGCAGTCAGACGCAGACTTGAGCAATGTAGGACGCGCGAAGAAGGTCAGCCCGAATGAACGCATAGCCAAGCAGGCCCTAGACGCGGCAATAGCACAGTTTGGCCGTAAGATGGCTGATAAGGAAAATTACCCCGCCAATCGCAATGTAGTTTCTATCGACAACTGGCGTTCAGTATTTTTGAAAATGAGAATAGACAGCGGAGCGAAGGAAGAATCCGTTAAAAAAGACTTCACGCGCCAATCCGCAAGACTTCAAGAAAGCGGCATAGTTCATTGTTATAATGATGAAGTTTGGATTATTCATGAATAGGACAGACAAGACATTTGATGGACATGTCTGACTTGTCTAGCGGGACATTCGCTGACGGACAGACATGGACACCCCCCTAATAGGGTGTCCTGATGTCCGACGTGTCCTTGCTTTTTAAGAAATCCAAGCCCAATCTTTTAAATTTGAGAGCCGATTAATTCGCTCCTGCGAAAGCTTGTTGTCTTTGTATGATTGCCGCTGTGTTGAAATCCAAGCGCCTAATTTGAACCCCTCGTGAGACGTGGACTGAGGTACATTCGCTGTTTCATGTTCTTCCACATAATTGAGAAGTAAATTGTAGGCATGCTCCCACTGCTGTTGAAAGGGATCTAAGTTTATTCCCATCTCTGTCAAAAAATCTAACTCGTGGCTTGGAAGCGGCTTTTTTCTATTTTTAGATCTTAATTTTGCGATTTTTCTTCCAATAGCGTAGCCCTTATGGATGGTTTCACTCTTCAAAACGCTAACGTTATTGGTCGAAAGGAAATCTCTTAATACAGCGCGCCATTTGTCTTGCTCATCCTTACGCTTTGTCCAGCTCCAATTGGGAATTCTTTCAATAGCTAATATTTGTTTTTCCGTAAGACGCTTTGGAGCCACAGACCGACCAGATCGCCCTCTTTTCCCGCTATACCAATTAAAAGATGTTATTAAACTCTGCTGAAATTGCGCAAGATTTCTAGTTTCGGAATATCTTTCGGTTACTTTAATTTGGACCCGTAAACTACGAGATGGCGAAGAGTATGGATTTTTTAGATGCCAGCGTCGCAGAGCTTTATATTGCTCCAACCACCAAAATTGGCCCAAATTCCATTTAAATTTTAATTCTTTTTCGAGATATACAACCCATTTTTTTTCAAGAGTGCCAGAATTGTAAGCCTGCCTAAAACTTTTTGCCACTGCACCAAGCTTTTCGCCGCCTGGGGCAATATATCGATCCTTTATAATTGCATGACCTTCAAGATCATAAAAACGTTTGATCGCACGAATGTTTTGCTCTCTTTGAAAATCAAATAAAGACCAAACCCAGCCAACTGATCGCAGTTCATCTAACGCTTTAAATCGAGCTGTTTCTAAGTTTTGACTTTTATACCTCACACGTTGGGTATCGCACCAGATTCCTAGCTTAAAACCTTGTTCAGTCACATACTTAGAAGGAACTTTAGCATCTCCCTTACTTTCTATATATTTTTCAAGTAACCCAAACCAAAAATACCAAGAATGGGTCGTAGCGTCGACTAATTCAGCCCTAAGAGCTGCGGCAAAATCAGGGGTTATTTCCAGCGGTACATCAATTACTACTTTGTCGATGTGATCAATATTTTTATTTACTTTTCGGCCGGTAGCCAACCTTAGTTGATCAAGAGTATTAGCGAGAATTTCATCATGCGCTCGCAACGCCTTCAGCACATCCCAAACCGGCTTAAAGTTGCTGGCATCTATAACTGTATCTGGGTCGTCGCCTGCTTCTAAGAAAACTGGCAGCACGATTGTACCCTTCGCTTTGTTGTCGCTTTTGCGAATAGCTCGACCTACTGCTTGAATAATGTCAACTTGGCTCCCTTTTGGATCAACAAAGGCAATCCCATCAAGTGAAGGTACATCAACACCCTCTGACAGGCAGCGCGCATTAGTTAGCAAGCCTACGTCAAAACCATCCAGCCCTTTTAGGTTGTTGATTAAATCGCGCCTTTTTCCGGCTGACATAGTTCCATCAACATGTTCTGACCAAATCTTTCCGGAAGGCCTTTGCTCGACCTCGATAATCTCTGAGACTTGCTCTACCTCCTGAGCAAAATCTTTCGCGCGTGGAATACTTCCGTGAAACGAAATCACTCGTTTCAAATCATAATCTTTGATTGCCTTCAGGACCGCTATCTTGGCGGCCAAGGTGCGCGCGTCAGTAGTGTGATCTTTACCTGTGGAAATTATTTCACCATCGGCAATCCAATCTCGCACCATAGGCTCATCGACACCAACCACGACCACTTGGTAATCCGTGAGCATATCCATCTCGATGGCTTGCCCAAATGTGAGCTTATGTAAAACGGGACCAAATTTACTTTCGTCATCCATTCCGATGATTTCGACGCCCCTGCCCTCAGCAGCGCTTTTGATGGATTTTCCGTAATAACGTGGGGTGGCGGTCGTAAATAATCTCTTCTTTGCTTTTATTTTATCATGATGAAGGACCGTCGCGAAGCCAGCGTCTGATTTGCCAGCGCATCTATGGGCCTCATCACAAACGACTAAATCAAACGCCGGAATTTCAGCATCTCTTTGCGCTTCTTCAATAAGCTCTGAGCTTTGATAAGTACAAAAAATAACCTTGGGAGTTGTGGAAGTCATAAAGGACTTAATTTCCTCAACTTGCCATGTGACCCTACCGACTTCTGAAGTGGAAATATCTTCATCGCCCTTCTTAGATTTACCCACAGTAGGATCAGAGCAGACTGCTAATGCCTCAAATCGTTCACTGGCACCCCAAACCCACTCACGCATGGTCTGCGAGAGCAGGCTAAGGGAGGGAAGTAAAACAAGCACTGTGTTCGCTCTTAAACGCTCTTTAATCCATAGCGTTGTGAATGTTTTTCCTGTCCCGCACGCCATAATCAACTGACCGCGGTCGTTTTCTATTAGTCCTTTTTCAACATCTGCAATTGCTTTGGCTTGATGTTTTCGCGGTTCAGCTTTTGGTTTTAAGGAAGCTTTGCTCAATTCAGAGATATGACTGGGGTAGTTGAAATTTATACTTTCAAAATAGTGGCGGTCGCGAATTACAACTTGCTTTTCCTGCCCTTGAATAACTTCCTTGGAAGTCCTTTCGTTAAGCCGATTGGTCGACATCATCAAAATGCGATCTTCGATCTCACTTCGATTGCTGTCAGCTAAGAAATTTGTGACTTCATCATATGGAACAGTATTGTGAGCTGCGTAGCACTTTGCCTGTATTGCACAGTAGGTATCGCGGCCTTTGTATTTAGCAATTAAATCGATGCCCTTGTCGTGCGACCACTTGTTTGGCCACTGGTCCCAGAGCCAGACTTTTTCAAACTGGTCTTTATATTCCGGAGCGGTTTCCAAAAAGTGTTTACAGAAAAGCTCAAAAGCTTTTCCGTCATTTCCATCTGCGATTATGGAATTTATAAATTCGTTAAATGAGGCCATGTGAAGATATCACAAAGATATCTTTAAAAGGTCAATCTGATTGTTAGAAACGATGTTCGACTTACGTGAGGTAAGCTAGTATTTTAAAACCCTATCCAGCAGCGTTCAGATCATCTGGCCCGAGCAGTATACTTTTTACAGTATTTCTGTACGTGGGGCCGCCAGCTAAAACTTATTACTTTTCCTGTATTATCTATCACCAAAGAGGATTGCAGTGCGCCTTCAACAAATTTGATTGAGATACTTTTGTTCGAAACTTTCTTGAAGTTTACTCTCTTTGCTGCCCTATCCTTCCATTTTATCCTAAAGCTACCAATTCCATTTGAACGATTATAAACAACATTGTTTAGTCTTGCTGGCTTTGCTTTGGAAAGGTTGACCGCATTACTGCATGAAAGTGTGTAACTTTGAAAAAATGATCTCAACACAATTGATTTAGGACAAGCTCCTTCTTTTGCATTGGATAGTGCATTCAAAAAGGCTTCCGAAATAAGATCCTTTTGTGATGTTGGTAAACCTACTCTACTAGCGAATAAGACAGCAGCAGCGTTAGTCCTATGTCCCCAAATACCATCTGCTACGCCTGCAGAACAACCAATTTCGTTCAGTCTTTCCTGAATTGATGTAATTAATTCTTCTGCAGAGTAGTCAGGCCGCGCAGGTTCTTTAGCGGCAGCATCTATCTTCTCGGCGATGTATCCGGAGATTGAGGATTGAGTGGCTTGATTTAGGGTAAACTCTTTTGAATTAAGCTGGTCGGTTTCTTCATCATTAAACCAGTACATTTGACGATCCTCAAACATACGTTCAAGTACAAATCTGGGCGTATTAAACTCATTTAGAAATCCAATTATTTCGGAAACCGTGAACTGAGATTGTGCTTG
The sequence above is drawn from the Rhodobacteraceae bacterium IMCC1335 genome and encodes:
- a CDS encoding transcriptional regulator; its protein translation is MNANNLINFQQLQSKLGNRSRSAIYTDLEAGRLPKPIKMGRRSYWYEQKVDKRILELQEGQDERS
- a CDS encoding DUF2075 domain-containing protein, with product MASFNEFINSIIADGNDGKAFELFCKHFLETAPEYKDQFEKVWLWDQWPNKWSHDKGIDLIAKYKGRDTYCAIQAKCYAAHNTVPYDEVTNFLADSNRSEIEDRILMMSTNRLNERTSKEVIQGQEKQVVIRDRHYFESINFNYPSHISELSKASLKPKAEPRKHQAKAIADVEKGLIENDRGQLIMACGTGKTFTTLWIKERLRANTVLVLLPSLSLLSQTMREWVWGASERFEALAVCSDPTVGKSKKGDEDISTSEVGRVTWQVEEIKSFMTSTTPKVIFCTYQSSELIEEAQRDAEIPAFDLVVCDEAHRCAGKSDAGFATVLHHDKIKAKKRLFTTATPRYYGKSIKSAAEGRGVEIIGMDDESKFGPVLHKLTFGQAIEMDMLTDYQVVVVGVDEPMVRDWIADGEIISTGKDHTTDARTLAAKIAVLKAIKDYDLKRVISFHGSIPRAKDFAQEVEQVSEIIEVEQRPSGKIWSEHVDGTMSAGKRRDLINNLKGLDGFDVGLLTNARCLSEGVDVPSLDGIAFVDPKGSQVDIIQAVGRAIRKSDNKAKGTIVLPVFLEAGDDPDTVIDASNFKPVWDVLKALRAHDEILANTLDQLRLATGRKVNKNIDHIDKVVIDVPLEITPDFAAALRAELVDATTHSWYFWFGLLEKYIESKGDAKVPSKYVTEQGFKLGIWCDTQRVRYKSQNLETARFKALDELRSVGWVWSLFDFQREQNIRAIKRFYDLEGHAIIKDRYIAPGGEKLGAVAKSFRQAYNSGTLEKKWVVYLEKELKFKWNLGQFWWLEQYKALRRWHLKNPYSSPSRSLRVQIKVTERYSETRNLAQFQQSLITSFNWYSGKRGRSGRSVAPKRLTEKQILAIERIPNWSWTKRKDEQDKWRAVLRDFLSTNNVSVLKSETIHKGYAIGRKIAKLRSKNRKKPLPSHELDFLTEMGINLDPFQQQWEHAYNLLLNYVEEHETANVPQSTSHEGFKLGAWISTQRQSYKDNKLSQERINRLSNLKDWAWIS
- a CDS encoding virulence-associated protein E; this translates as MINFPLSAKAKRNGNGYVDTCPAHDDGTPSLSINHTKDGKLLLHCFAGCSFEEILAATGLKGEHLQDGSKYIRAEPPQKSEAERTAYALSIWKQTIALNGTIAEVYLKSRGLEIYSDDMRFHPKLHFSDDSTQRPAMVCAVRRHGRIVGLHRTFLNANGKKLGKKMLGPCGGGSVYVGGTGSYLAVAEGIENALAVRRMSGDHRANFYASLSATGMRKFALPDDCRDLMIFSDGDKVGMAASYDLGQRASLQGWNASTMIPPLGRDWNDELLSEIGGPL
- a CDS encoding AAA family ATPase, which produces MNWQQATPVENQRVSQIKNAVLSAADISFDLKSDYLVKGWLGSDTMSVIYGDSNCGKSFLALDIAVHIATGQSWMGHKTRIGQVLYLACEGGKKSFAPRIEAISRAKSFLKEKRDSDNFLLLPLQVDLHGKQDAQAITAAIPEQKLSLIVVDTLAMSIGAGSENDSADMAQFIQNIGKLKAHYNCHVMIIHHTGKDKSRGARGHTSLRAAVDTEIEVKVDGAIRIAETKKQRDMENGKKVGFTLRVIELGLDDEHDLITSCVVEQSDADLSNVGRAKKVSPNERIAKQALDAAIAQFGRKMADKENYPANRNVVSIDNWRSVFLKMRIDSGAKEESVKKDFTRQSARLQESGIVHCYNDEVWIIHE